Genomic DNA from Bemisia tabaci chromosome 2, PGI_BMITA_v3:
CAGATTATTTACAGTGTCTCACTTTTTCACAATGCTTTGCATTTTCCTCTAGAAACTACAAAAAgcccaaaaaactttcagattctaaggggtaaagaatccggccaaagtcttaaacttgttgaaccaaattttcttattactcctaaaagaaaattaaaaattatacttgactgaaaatcgaatgtgggccccttcataaacgagtgatacaacattcactgcatgtgtgtatgtgagcctcttgtaggagcccaagcggttcgctctttgcaacaaacgctacattcgtgaatggaaagtccttgaaggagcacataacgtcctctttcttcatttaacttttgcattttttattcagaatcttcgtaaaatcaaaaagaaaagtatggactgatctgagccttatatgtGCTCTAAAACAATTTGAAATATATTTGTGATGCGGGGGTCCTATGCGGAGCGTAGGGTGGCCCGGCACCTCGATAAAATGAATCCAACACAAGATGTAACGTGCAAAATACCGTCACTCCAGCGCGTTCGACCAGGGTGTCGAGCTCGAGGAATCTATGCTGAACTTGTCCCCTGAGCCTCCACTCCTACCTTAAATATCCATCGACCGAGCTTGGGGCGCTTCGGCCTAATGAGCCGCTTAGCGAGCTTGCGCCCCAACTCAAGGTCGGTGGGTATTTTTGGTGGATGCATTCTGCTACGTGATGGCCTCAGGGGGTAAGTCGGCCGTGGTGTGCACCACAATCCTGGGGCCCTTCGAAGCTCGGCGCCCTCGCCGAAGTTAGCCTTTGTAACCGTCTTTTTATTTAAAAGGTTTTTTAAGTATTAACTTTACAATTGGAACTTAAGTACTATTTTTACATGGATAAGAACAAAGCTTATAATATTCAGTTAATTTATAAAAGTAAAACATATAATGTTCAATGAATGAACATAGACCATATAGTATAGAACTAATATTTATAGATAAAACCAAACCAAATAATATGTAATAAAGGAATACTCGTAAGGTGCATCCATTCCcaacaagttaaaaatttatgTATCGTATTTCATGGGGatccaaatttaaaaactaaatattaattattatcccTTTAACCCTTACTTCCTAACTAAGCAATGTGATGTAATCttatgtttttcctttttcaatcaAGCGTCTTCTGAGGTATCCATATAAATCTCATTGTTTATGTACCTAATTCTATCCTCTGGCAAGTTACGTCTGATAGTGTGGACTTGAGCAAGTAGTGCAATTATGGCTATGACGAGGATGAAGATTGTAACATATACTATATAGTGGTGGTTGGGTGTTTCGGGTTTGTATTTCTGAGTATCAAAGAATGTCTGCATGTTGTATTTCAGTGCCTGCAGCTTTACTCCGTCGGGGATGGCTTTCTGGAGTTCCTCGGAGTTCTTTACtaaatcttggaattttttagcaaaTGTTGGGTCCTTCGTTAAATTGTGTAGTAGGATGCTATCCTTctgtgaaattaaatttttaattgtgGGAGTAAAAAATGACGTCGTCTCACTATTTTCTATCGAGTTGAATATTTCTGAGGCGTCTATCCTGAACGTGTCAGCCGACAGAGAACATTTGGGCGGAATGTTTGTATAATTATTTCCTACTAGCTCAACTTGTTTGCCTACCTTCTCACCGTCTTCCGggcattgcaatattgctgTGACGGGGTTTGCAACGCTGTATATCCATATATTGTCTAATTGGGGTTTATAAAAAAGGGGGGCTCTATTTCTAGTTGTTACAATTCTATCACAGTAGTTTATGATGTCGCTGGACATATTTCTGATTAGTGAAAAGATGCATGTTTTTGGTTTAAAACTCCTAATTGGAATGTTCGCTGGGCAAATCATAATTGCTTTATTGTGACATTTGTTTATTTCTTCCTCGTCTAATGGGAGGTATGTTTCTTTGTTCTTACTGATTGCAACATATGGGTGAGGGGGGTCAATGTATATGCTTACGGAGACATTTTTAACGTTATGAGGTAGGGGCGCTAATTTGTACAAATCGAATACTCTGTTTTCCGTTTTTAACGGAATGTTAAGAAAGATGCGAATTTTATTATCTATCAATATTGCGTGGCAAGATATTAAATTATAGAACTTAGAGATTTGAGTGGATCTAATAGGGAAGATTAAGCTGTATTGGGGTGGTAAGTGGGCTTGGATTTTTGAGAGGACCGACAGTAATTTTCTCTTCGACATAAGGAATTCCGTTAACGTGCCGTGTGCGGCGCTTTGCAATGCGATTTTTAGCTTAAAAATGTTGTCTTTTATTTGTAGTATACTAAATTGGATTTCTTTCAAGAAGAAGGAGACATCGAAATATTTAGACACCATTATAAATTTAAAGTTAGTTTCATTGATATATGTGTTTGCAACTTTTTCGAATTTCTCATCAATGTGTTCTGTTGCTTTCGCTATATCTTGTataatgtttttacttttttcctcaaaattatgtATATCTCCTAGAATTGAAATTTGTTGCTCAATATCATGATGGTTTTCGGATGTTACAGCTTTTAGGTTTAATagtttattatttaatttacttGTTTCCTCGTCCGTACTTAATCCAAATAAGTAATGAAAAGAGCTTCCTATAAATCCAAACGGCGcaaaattccttttttctctgatgAGAGATTCTGTCGATAGTTCGTTGATCTCGTCCCTTAGGTTCTGTAGTTGGAGGATGAAGCTTTCCATCTCTAGCTGGACGTGTTCTGCCAATTTGTCTGGATTCGTTGTTGCCCATGATTCCTGCATCGTGATGTTGAtcattttcgatgttttttcgACTGCATCTTTGTACGGTTGTAGAGGGATTTCCATGATGACATTCCAGAAGTCGTTGCTTAGTAGGAAAGTCTTCTGCCGTAAGAAGACTATGCCAGACGTAAGGTCATTTACTACGCCTCCCGCTGCTGCAATCAGGAGGAGGATTCTGGAACATAAATTTGTTTCCCATTTCAATCGTTGACCTTATTGATTTGTGTTTCCCTGAGCCGAGAGCTTTACATGTCATCTCACTATTCATCTTTGTGAAGTGCTCGACTAGGGGAATCACAATATTAATTGGGTTATCATGTTTGGTATTCTGCCCTGAGGTTCACTTGAGAAAGTGTTGCATTTGCTAATTACGCTTGCATTCTATGGCATGACAAAGTCTACTCGTGCGTTTACACTTTCTTTTCCTATTCGGTGTTGCCATATCTACATCATAGAACTTAGTTCCTGCGTTGATTTATAGATTGTTTTACTTTTCTCCGCCAGAGACTGTGTTCATCGTCCCACTTCCTGGAATGTCTTGTTCTTTTAATTTCTTGGATTTCCTGGAAGTGTGACGGCGATCGCTGTCTTTGTCGGTCAAGAGTAAAATATCATTTTATCCTGAAAGTATTTACCTGTCATTGGGCGTATCTTAATTATTATGCTAAAAGTTTCGTTCATTTTTAGGACCCTGAGATTCATTTGATACATTGTTTCAGACGTGTATATTGTGAGGTATCTCAGGGACTGAAGGCTTATTTAATATTGAGGTCTTATCCCTTATATTTTCTTAATCATCTAAAATAAGTGCATGCCTTAAGACTACGGTGTTCCATGAGATTGAAGGCGCCCTTTTGAGGCCAATCCGaattttataacgtgattttataATTTATGTACATTGTAAGAAGAACGATCGTTATATCTTTTTAGATTATTTCCGTGgtccggagactttaacgctggaTCATGAGTATCATCGGTACTTGATCCATAACATAGCTAATtcgtaacttaaaattaaaagcaTATTTCTGgcgagaattttctttgtaatccCTGTTGAATGGCTAAGCTTAAATAATTATTCAAAGAATGCATGAATATCATTGATCATAGTTTTCTTTCTTATATTAACGCCTAAACATTTTCATGTAGTCCGGAGTTTTCACTCCTGCAACTATTGAAGTATCCCCTGGGTTCCAGGCTCTCAGATGAGGGGCTGGAGATGCTCCTTCCTTTTTTAGTCGACGAAAACATATTTACTTTCCCTCGTATTATGGTATTCTTTgcattgaaggcgctctaaaaattgattatgttattaatttttccctcCTATCTTTGATTGGAGGTGTATTCTTAAAATATCCTACTTACTTCTAAGAAATGTGAGCAGTTATCTATTCAAATAACTTTGTGCCATCAAAATTCTAGTCTATAAATTTTCTTAACTTAAATATTTACACATAATTCAGAATTTCGTCTATTCTTGCGTCTGCTCTAATTCTTCGGTTCATGTAGCGACAAGAATATTTCCCGAAAACTTCTGCATCGTTTTCAGGGCATCCGCACATCCGTGCGTTTTCTGAAGCTAAAGCTTCTCTGAACACCATCACACATCGCTGACGTAATTTACAAACCTGTGAATTTAATTATTAACATATACTTCCAAATAGAGACATTTCCTGACAATGTTAAAATCCGAAATTGATTTCTGTTCCCTGCAAGTCCCTGAGAAAATCTGATTCTGTTATCCTGAATTAATCATGATGATTCGAATGTcctttcgtgaaatttttccttaaaaaaaattctccgcgATATTTACCAAAATCTGTGAAACTTCCGTGATACTCAACAATTTAATTATTCGTGGTGATGTGTTTTTATTTACATTCTGTGAAGTTTTCTATCGCAAGATAGTACTCCCATTCGATGGATCCCGACCAGTGAAGGTAAGAATTTCATCATTTGTCAGGCCTGACGATTTTTGAATGTGCGCACGTTAGTAATTGTCAAAATGTTGAGTAATTTGCTCGCTTTCTTGTGTTTCTAAATCCTAATTCTCAGTTGATGTGAGCTTTCAACATAAACCGTATAAAAGAGTAACTGGGATGAGGTGAGTTCACAGTAATCATGGCACTCGCTTATCAATcggaatttcaactttttcgcGTTCGTGCCTGTTGCCGCGAAGTTTTTCGTGGTGAAGGCCCTATATATTTTTTACCTAGAGATATTCATAGGATGTGGATTTTTTATAGGAGGCGGTCACGTGAGTGTAGATATCTTTGTGAGGCAGCTCTGGTTGCCTACCTTTCGTCCAAGGGCCTAGTTGCCCGCGTGAGGACTGAGTCTGGGGATGCTGTGAATTCTACTGCTGATTTTTCCCATTGTCTTTTTTTTCGTGATGATGGGAAGATTGTGTGGGACCTGCTTTTCATTGGGTGCGATGATCCCACTGATCCATCCATCCATGCTAAAATCTTCGATTCATGTCCTATTTTTAGGTAAGTTTCCTATTTATTTACATTATAtatacaaaaattattttttattttatcctaaaaacttctttcttctttttactgTTTTAATATAGGGAGTGTCTTTTCTCTCTTCGTTTCCTCCGGTTTCATCTCAGAGCTGGCGCATTTAATCATTAGCCGTTTCACTCTTGGTGACCGGACATGAAGGTGTATTTCGCAATCTTCTTTCGCGTCCTACTTTTTGACGTCACGAGGAGTACCGTTTTTGGGAACCGTTAATCGATTTCTGAAGAAGAGTATACTTAAGGGTAGTTCTTTCTGGAATCAGCGTTTAGTTTTGTGAATTTGCAACGATGGACTTCACGCCTCTTGCCGACATTTTCCGTAGTGGTATTCCTGGTAGCTTCCTCTATGTTCGCCCTGGCCCTTGTTTTGTTCTGTTTTACTCCCCCGAATATTCGCGCCGCGTAAGGGCAATGCTTCGCTGTTTTTCGGTTATTTTGACGGTCATCGGATGGGACGTTTTTGTGGGGAGAAATGAGTTTACTCGCGGCCCCCTTGTTTTTACTTCCTTGGCCGCATACAATGCGTTGACCGGATTCGGACTCTGGTTTTGCCATTTCCCAGAGTGGAGGGATGAGGGAGCTCGGCAACGGGCTCTCGATATTTTCGACCTTTAGGAGgtatgtatattttattttatattttagttaGAATTactgagtttaaaaaaaaaatatagcaaTTATGGAGAGTCATGATTTTTCGAGAGAAGTTCTGTGAATCTGCTGTTCTCTTGGTGTCGCTCCGCGCCACCTTATGGGGAATCCTAATTACGCTTTTGGTTTTGAGGTTCATTTGTCTATAAAAGTCGCGGTTAGTATGTTTCTGCATCTCAGTCTCAAAGGTTCTCTACGCTTGTTTCCCTCGTTCTTCTTTTCGTCATGGACATAGTTGCACTCTGTCAGTTGGTGAACATGGCTCTCCCCGGTTCCATTGTGATGACCtgcccgaatagttgtattgccATTTTTTGTCCCCGGGGCCGCGCTGCATCGGTTCACGAGTTATTTTCTTATATGTCTGCAACCCTTCGTTTTGTGGGGGCTTTGGTTTCAACATCTAGCGCTGTTTACGCCTCCGGAGCGGTTTTTCGTCTAATTGCTACTTTGCAAGAGCCGTTTTCCGTCTTTGTGTTCTCTGTCCCGGGACATGTTGATTTTGTCGTTCAAGACGATTGTTTGCGGCAATACGGTTTGTTGAGGTaaggtttcaaatttttctagaTTTATTATTTCGtggaactttaaaaatttttcttttttttttttttttttttttcatttggcaactgtctcttttttttttttctttctctaattttctgataCTGTTTGTGTACACTACGAGATAACTAGTTCTATATAAATCTTTGCTTCTATCTTCCTACTTTCATTTTTACTATCGCAATGGATCCTGTGTTCGTGGGTACTTTGAATTCCCGCGGATTTCGGCTCCTTATTGATAATTGTTTTTCCTTTAGTTTTGTAGTTAAGCGCTCCTCCCGGTGCTTTGTCGTGTTTTTTCGCCGGGGCGACTTAATTTCCCTTTTTCGCGCTTTGGGGATGCTAAGCCAGCAGGGCTATCTCGCTGGGCTCGATTCGCGGGTTGAATCTCGCTCTCCCGTCTTCGGGGACTCAGTgactcatttagttttttcggGCCGGGAATTACAGGTTACTCTTGAGGTGGTTTTCGTCGGGTGTAATGCGCCCAGTTTGGCTTGCACTCGACGCCGTTTTTTCTCTGCCTATCCTTGTTTctggtaattttattttttggctcttatttacattgacaaaaaaaaatttttttttttttttttttttcatttatttattcataattttcgatTCAGAAACTTTGACTTATATTTACATTTCTCACtttatttgtgaaatttatgTTTACATTTATGTTCtaaaattaatataatttttacagcttataatattaataattttgtcTTATTGCTTTCTGTTACAGATGAACCGGTGATCTCTTTGTAAATATTGTAAATATTCTGTCTAATCTTCCCTTTAGCTTTTTAAGGtaagatttgtttttttctacGTAGCTTattcaattaatatttttttatattttgcgaGAATTTCAGTACAGATGTCTCGCCTAAAATATTTTATGTAGGTGATTAATTTATTCCTGTTTCCGTTTTTGCCTATCTGATGTTTTGAAggggtttttcatttttttattttcgcccTTACCTTTTTGCCTACCTCGCCCTTTGAAGGGTTTcttcttttaccaaaaaaaaaatctttagcaGTAATGTCAGTtccgtatttctttttttgaacttgaagtttgggggttttttttttttttttttttttctaactatcTTTGTTGGTACATTGTTCTCACTTTTTATAATTTCtagattaataattttttttttttttttttttttttttttttttttttttttttcagatgatccTGTTTAGTTTTCCTAGATAATTctgttttcctgattttcattGTGACTTAAAGTTTCTGAAATGCTTGAAACTGTTGAGTCCGTGGATATGAAATCTGATTTATGTACTGGTATTAATTTTTTCGGGGTACTTGTTCTGATTTCATCTGAGGAGTAGTTTGAATTCGTGGGTGATaaaatttcttgtaaattttcattttcttcgtcGGAAATGCTAATGTCTAGTGGATTTTCTTGAGAGTTACTAACTTCTCTTTCTCCTGTATCCTGTTGGGGAGGGGGGTCGTTTTCCTGGGAGATGTCTATTAGTTGTTCAACTTGTGTCCCTGATTTTGAGCTGTTTGGGCTGATTATAGAGTCTATTTCTCCAGCTTTATATTTTCTAAGCCAGTCCTCATTGATATTTGTAATCCATCCTGTGTCCCGTTCGCCATATGTTAATTTTGGGTCCCTTCTTACAAGTTTTTTCAATCTATTTGCATGGACTATTTGGGTTTTTCGGGGATGATctaaatctttaattttaaagttaacATTACCGAGTTTGCTAATAATGACGTACCGACCAGAATATTTTGGGTTGAATTTTCGGGCTCTCCCTTTTTGGAGCGCTGGTGAGAAAAGGGTTACTTCCTGTCCAACGAAAAATTCagggttttttgttttcttattaTAATAATTTTTCCTATATTCAGCGCTCTTCTGTAACCTATCCTGTACAGTTTGGTAAGCAAATTTCATTCGTTGCTCAGTTTCTACCGCATAGTTAGAGTCAATGTTGTAGGTCATTCTACGTGGTTTATAAAAATCATCAAACGGCAGATTGACATGCCTGCCAAAGAAAAGATAGCTAGGTGCATATTTAGTTACGCTGTTTTGAGTATTATTAATTGCACTAATGACGTGTGGAAGTGTTTCATTCCAATTTCTGTCTCCATTATCTAAGCAACATGTCATCAAACTTTTTATGGTTTGATTCGCTCTCTCACTCATGCCATTGCACTGTGGGTTAAAGGCAGTAGtttgaattttattaattttcaagaatttacatagttcttcaataattttactcgtataatttttttcctttatctgAAAGTAAATATTCCGGAGCTCCATAAGTGGTTACTACCTTAGCTAGACATTTGGCAACCGTGTCAGCCGATTGATTTTTTATGGCAAAACCTATTAAGAACTTAGAGTAATGATCTGTAAAAAGTAAGCAGTAAAGATGGCCTTTGTCTGTCCTCTGCAAAGGGCCAATGATATCAGTGCTAAGCCTGTAAAATGGATACTTCGGAGTATCAAAAGCTTGCAATGGCGCTGGTCTCTCGAGTTTTGATTTCTTGCCCATGGTACATTTCTCGCAACTCgcaacataattttttatatCAGTGTGCATGTTTGGCCAATAGAAATTACGCTGTACCAATTCAAGGGTTCTGTTAAAGCCTGCATGTGAACATGGATATTTGTCATGGCAAATTTCTAAAACTCGAGGGATCAGTTCCGGCGGCACTACCAGTCTGTCTTCATTTTCCGGCGATTTCCTGATTTTGTAGAGCAACTTATCATCATCCAGGAAATATTGGCAATTTTTGTTGTCGATATTTCCTGTTGATTTCAATTCATGTACTATATCCCTGCAAAAAGAGTTGTTCATCTGAAACGACCTAATTTGATTCCTagagaaagttggcaacaatgcattttTGTTGGCAACTCTGTGAATGTTAGTTGGCAATCTACTCAGAGCATCTACATGTGGAATTTTCTTACCTGGTATATGTCTACATTCGAAATTAAATTGTTGTAAATAGAGTACCTGTCTTGCTAATCtatcatttttaaaaggaatGGAGGCGATTCCTTTCAAAGGCATGTGATCAGATCGTAGAATGAAAAATACTGACCAAAGGTAGACTTTAAAATGCGAAACTCCaaataaaatactttcaaattctCTTTCTATAGTTGATCTCTTCTGTTCTAGAGGACTAAATGCTCTACTGGCGTATGCCACTGGTCTTAAGTTATCTTTTTCATCATATTGTTCTAAGATGGCTCCGCAATGCGTTAGGGACGCGTCTACTGTTAGTACAAACAGCTTATCTGCTTCTGGTAATTTTAATACAGGGTAGTGCGTTAGGCTATATTTTAGTTTGTTGAACGCGTCACGTTGTGCTTGATCGAACTCAAAAGGCGCATCTTTTTTCAGGAGGTCCGTCAAGGGTTGTGCGATTTTCGCATAATCCTTGATGAATCTTCTGTAAAATGACGTCATCCCTAAAAAGGACTGTAAttctttgagtttttttttggataCCTAATGTCCGATATTGCTTTTACCTTTAAGTTATTTGGCTCGATTCCTTTCGCGCTTACCGTGTGtcctaaaaattcaattatttctttgaagaaTTCACATTTTTGTGGGTTAACTTTTAGCTTTGCTTCTCTAAGTTTTATGAAAAATCTTTCAAGtgtttttaaatgttgccaaaagtCCCCTTTTGATGAAAGGACCGCATCATCCATATATATGTATAGATCTGTTCCTATCATGTCATTAAAAGCTAGTTGCGCTAGGCGGGCCATGCATGCCGCACTATTTTTTACTCCCATCGGCATTTTTCTATATCTATAATTTATTCCATTTAAGTTAAAACTGCTTTTTTCCATGTCctcatcttttatttttacCGAATAATATGCGTCAGATAAATCTAGTACTGAAAAATGTGTTGCTCCTCCTAAATGATCGATTTGGTCGTctaagagggggagggggtatggGGGGGCATCAATTACTTGGTTAATTTTTCTAAAGTCGCTTATGAATCTTATTTTCGGTCTACCATGTTCATCTTTGGTCTTTTTCATGGCTGTAATAACTGGAGAGTTCCAAGGGCTGGGAATGTTTTTCTCTAAGACTCCTTTTTCAACTAATTTGTCAGCCATTTCCACCAATTGCCTTTGGTGTGTTAGGGGAAGTCTGTATTGCCTTGTGTAGATGGGTTTTGCGTCGCCTGTTGGGATCTCAAATTCTAAAGGGGGGGTGGTCTGAATTTTTTCATCTGGATCTAACACGAAAACATCACTATATTTGTCTAGTAAATTTTGTAGGGCCTCCCTTCTGTCTCGTGGGAGGTGGGATAGATCTatgtttactttttgttttcttttttccatgttGACCTGATTACAAGGGACAGTTGAGATACTGTGTTGATTAACTGATAAGCTTTCAATTGGGTCTAAGTAACCTAGCGGGGTGCCTTTCTGCAAGATAATTTCCTTATTGTTTACATTTATTAATCTGACCATTATttgagaatttggcaacactgtgatTAAAGATCTTGCTGCCCATACTCCGTCCTTAATGTAACTTACCGGTTCAAAATAGAACGATTCACCTATAGGCGTCTTGTATTTTTCCTTAATTGCTCCGTCGCATATGAATTCTGCTCGCGGTGGTAGTACCGTGTCCTTGGCCATTTTGATCGCTGTTAAGTAGCCAAAGTTGTTTTCGGGTGTATTTTTAGATTCGGTCTCGCGATTATTGTTGTTCGGTCGCGGcgattttttgatttgatttttatatgcaaaatttccttttcctgatttttttcgttCGCCGTTTTGGTGGCGAAATTGGGGGGATTTTGGTTTTCTCGTTCCATGTCTCTCTATTTCTGAGGTATTCGTGGCTCTTCCTTCTATGTTTTTTATGGTTTCCTGATTAGTGggggaattttttgaaaatatgatttttctttccatttttggAGGATTTTGGTTTTCTTTGGGAGGGAACCAGTTTTCTGGCATTCTCATTGTCCGTATTTTTCCTACTATTGCTCCTGCTTTTAAGAATCCTTCCTTGGTTGACTCattaaaaattgttattttaattatttcttgaTCTACAAAAATTATGGAGTTACTGGAATGGATTAGCCCGTTCCTTGAGACTTGATAGGGAGAAAACATGTAATTTGTATTcaatttaaagttgtttctaaaTCTTACTATGCAGTCAACTTGCGTTGTGGAATTAGGTTTTAAAGCTGTGGGAGATTTTACAAAGATTAAATTATGTTCCCAATTTGTATtgtacttttttgaaaaagctgGGATTTCTGACTCTTGTTCTGGGGTTTTAGGGGGGTCGCGATATTTTTCCGAGGGGGGATGCATTTTCAGGCTGTAATTTTCATGCGGAATTTTTCGTATCAATCCCGAGTGGAAggttccaaattttaaaatgttggcATATGAATCACTAATGGAAATTGTCATGTTATTCTCAGGGAAGTTAAATCTTGCTTTATATTTATCGCAAAAATCCAAACCTAAGATTCCTTGCACTGGGTCGATAGTATCACTCTCAATTACATGGAATTCATGTTGGAATGTATGATTTCCATGCGTTAGGGGTAAGCTCACTGTTCCTTCCGTTAGTACTCGTGATTGGCTAATATTCGTAAGGTAAACCCTTTTATTTTGGTTAATTAATTGTTCTTGCGTGATGTGACATAGATTATTACCTTTCAGGATGCTCACCGCAGATCCTGTGTCAGCTAATAGTTTTAGAGGGCTTTCTACATTTCTTATTTTAAAGGTCGCAATGTATCCTAACTCATTTCTCTCAAAAGGTATTTCATAGTTACAGGGTGTTTCGTTATTATGGGGTTTTAGTATTTCTGCCCCACTAGCCGTGGGGCTTAgtgaaaattttttcctttatagTAGGCATTTGCAGGTTTTGTATTCGGCAAGTTTgagattt
This window encodes:
- the LOC140223893 gene encoding uncharacterized protein — translated: MEIPLQPYKDAVEKTSKMINITMQESWATTNPDKLAEHVQLEMESFILQLQNLRDEINELSTESLIREKRNFAPFGFIGSSFHYLFGLSTDEETSKLNNKLLNLKAVTSENHHDIEQQISILGDIHNFEEKSKNIIQDIAKATEHIDEKFEKVANTYINETNFKFIMVSKYFDVSFFLKEIQFSILQIKDNIFKLKIALQSAAHGTLTEFLMSKRKLLSVLSKIQAHLPPQYSLIFPIRSTQISKFYNLISCHAILIDNKIRIFLNIPLKTENRVFDLYKLAPLPHNVKNVSVSIYIDPPHPYVAISKNKETYLPLDEEEINKCHNKAIMICPANIPIRSFKPKTCIFSLIRNMSSDIINYCDRIVTTRNRAPLFYKPQLDNIWIYSVANPVTAILQCPEDGEKVGKQVELVGNNYTNIPPKCSLSADTFRIDASEIFNSIENSETTSFFTPTIKNLISQKDSILLHNLTKDPTFAKKFQDLVKNSEELQKAIPDGVKLQALKYNMQTFFDTQKYKPETPNHHYIVYVTIFILVIAIIALLAQVHTIRRNLPEDRIRYINNEIYMDTSEDA